A segment of the Bacillus sp. es.034 genome:
ATACTCCCTTCCCCGGAAGGACTTCTTTACATATACGTCATTGATCCATCCGATCTCTTTCGTGGTAATCCGATCAATACTTACTTTTACAGTAGTTTATATCTTAAGCTCTCCGTCTCCGCCTCTGGTCCCATTCAAAAATCATCCCATGGCTCATTGTGATGGTATCCGCTCTGGATTAAAATATAATTATGGAAAAACAAACCAAAGCGAGGGATTGAAATGAAAAACGCATTTGCGGTCATAATTGCACTGCTTGCATTGGGGACGCTCTATGTCATCCTGAATGACAATACATCATTGTTTGCAAAAGAAAGTCAGTCAGGGGAACGGATTGAAGTGACGAATAAAATCAAACATATCGACCTGGACCTGGAAAACAGCGACACAGAAGTCATACCGACTGACAAAAATGAAGTACAGGTCGATATTGAGGGAAAAGGCACGATGACATTAAATAAAAATGGAGATACGATTGACGTTGCGGTCAAGCATAAATGGTATGAATGGATCGGATTCAATCGCAAATCAAACGTAACGGTTTATATCCCAAAAGAGTACAGGAACAGCATGAAAATCGATATCGGCTCCGGCAATTTCGTAATGGCGGGAGAATCTGATTCAAAGAAATGGAAGCTTGATGAATTGTCGATTGACATGGGATCAGGGAATATGGAGCTTGAAAACATCGAGACAAATGTATTCGAACATGATGGATCTTCAGGGGATTTGGTCGTAAGCGGCCTCTCAACAGAGGATGGAAAAGTGGATATCAGTTCGGGGGATGTAGAGTTATCGAACTTTGAAGGTCCCCTTGAAGGCGACTTATCCTCAGGTGAATTAACGGTCACCATGGACTCCTTAAAGGGAGACATGACATTCGATGTCAGCTCAGGGGGAGTGAAGCTTGATCTACCCGAGAAAGCAAGCTTTAAACTGAAGGGGCAGGCAAGCAGCGGGGATATTTCGTGCAATTTCCCTCTAAAAGATCAAAAGATAGAAGATGGGGATATTTCAGGGGTCTCAGGCTCCGGTCAATATACCATTGATGTTTCAGTATCCAGTGGAAATGTGGATATATATTAATGAAAAGTGCCGGGAACACCCCGGCACTCTTTCAAATTATTTATGATGGAATGGACATTTCCCTTCAATCGGTTCCACATCGTCCCCAATAAAATACTGCTTCCACTCGCGGTGTTCAGGGTCCCCGTAATGACTGATATTAGGATGCTTCGGTAAGCCGTCCCATTTTTCTACCCGCTCCCTTACTTTTTCCCTGGACATGATGCCACCCTTGGACGTACCCTCCAAACCTTCAAAAATCCTTCTTGGCTGAAATCCGAGTACTAAGCTATTCCCAAGATCCCTCGTCTTTCGCTGCTTATAGGCTGGCGCATTCCCAAACACGAAGAAAGGTTCCCCTGCAAAGGAAAATGCCCATAAATGATGATCCGGATCCTGTGGATAATCTTCTGGCCAATCCTCCTTATCCTCGCGATGGAGAAACTGCAGGATTCTCCAGAAATAATCCCTGTAATGAGGGATGGACCTCTCCTCCTTTTCAGGTTCCACAAATAAAAAGAAGCCGTGACGGATCAGGCGCTCTCCTTCGGGTACATCAAACAAGTCGATGAACTCTTGAATCGTTTGGGGAAGATGCTCCCAATTATCATGAGTGATATAGGAATACCGAAGCTCACCCTTCTTCTCTCCGGTCATACCAAAGTAACAAGGGAACGTGCGGTCAGTTACAACCTCATGAAAGTTCTTATATTCTTCTATAACCCATTGAGGGACAAGCTCAGGGTTTGTCATATCTTCTTTTGTCAGCAATAAACTGTTCGTTGTCAATTCTTCCACCTCAAATTCATGTCGATGGTATGCTCTTCCCGAATTTTGACAAGTTAAAACAATTACTGACAAAAAAAGCACCCCATTGGCATCATGAAAAAAAGGTAAAGTGGAATCCACTTTACCTTTTCTTCACCTCCGCCCCTAATTCCATCCCAAGTGCCACGATCGATTGATTGATCCTCCACACATAGTAGAAATGGTGAATAAGGTCCACCTGGGACTTACGCCAGCTTGGAGCCTGGGTTTCAATTCTTTCCCGCTCCGGGCTTAAATCCCACATGACGGGAGCACTTCCCTGTTCTTTTAACAATTGCCGGAGGGTCTCGATATTTTGAGAAATCTTTTCTTCCGTTTCTGAAAACGCACTGCTGAGCTCCTCTGAAACCGTTGCCGGCACCTTCCGATGGGAAGAAGCAAGAAGGTGCTTTGCGTAATAATTAATGGCCGTCACCACTGTGATCCAGCGCCCGACTCCCGACCTCGTCAAAGATCCGGGTCTTTGCAGAAGGGATTGTGCCTCATCCTTGATCGCCTGAAGCTTCTGATCCAGATCAAACGCCTGATCTGTCAACGCTTTATCTTTCGGGACCGTAAAGGTTTTAATATAGGAAGATACATATCCTTGAAGATCCCCAAAGAAATCATCAAAGCTATCTGCGACTTTGTCCTTTGTTCTTTTTGGAAAGACAAACGCTGAGACAATCAGGGCAATCACGGCTCCTGCAATCGTATCGATGACACGTGCCCCCATGAGCTGAATGCTGATTCCACCGAGGAGGAGGTCATACATAAAGGCGATGAGCATCGTAATAAATAGACTCATCAATGTATAGGAAACCGGGAAAAGATAAAAGGCGAGGAACAGGACCGCAAACAGGAGAACAACCTCCAGCTGTGAATTTCCGGATACAAGGTTTGCGGCTCCGAATCCGATGATGGCTCCGATCACCGTTCCAATCGACCGTTGGAAAGCCTTCATATACGTTCTGCCTACCGTTTCAGTACCAATTTGAACGATAAAGGTTGTGAGCAAAACCCAGTACGGCTGTGCAGGTGCGATCAGCACCCCGACGATAATCGCAAGCGTTCCCGCTACCAGGGCCTGTATCGCTTTACGCGTAGACGGTTTTAAACTCTTGTCCTCTTCAGACTCATCTTCTTTGTCTTCTTCCTCCGGTTCAGCATCGCTCTCTACAGTCAACTCCTTGTGCTCTGACACATTCAGTAATTCCTGAATCGTAATGGCCGCTTCCAGGACATGATTCGCAATGGACTCGATCCGTCTCAGGAGATATACCCAGCCTTCAGGTTCCTCTTCCTGATTCAGAACCTCTACCAATAACAAACGAAGACCCTGGATTGCCTTCTCCGCTTCCTCAAGGGAACGGGGATCATAATCCTGAGCCAGTACCTCTGCATCACGGAGAGAACGAAGAACCCATACTAACAAGCGCCTGAGCTCGATAACCTCCAAAGCTTCCAGATCCTTCAGCTTTTTCAATGAATCCGTGAGAGTCTGAATGAGCATTTCAGTATCAAAGACATATAAACGAAGTTGTGACGCTTCGATACCGGGCCACAGCTTCTTTAAATCATTTTCATTAATATCACCCGCTACGCTTCTCGCATACTCATTCAGCCTTCTCACGTTTCGGTCCAATTGCTTTCTCCGCTTACTGCTCGTATTCGGATCCTCTATCATCTTCATTAAGATGGTAAACGTCAAGTTGGATTGAATATGAAAAGAACGCATACTCCTTCTTAACATATGGACAGAATCTTTAAAAATGATGAAGTTATAAAGAAAAGCGTACACAAGCCCAATGACGATCCCGAGGTAAAACCATTCAAGATGGGCGACATCCAGCTGTAAGATCGACGATATATAGATCGACATAAACCCTGCCATTCCCATGGAAAAATAGCGGATGGCAAAGCGTGAAAAGTAAAAAGCGCTAAAAATGACTCCTACCAATAAAGCGTTCACCACGAGACTGTAGTGGGCAAAGGCCGAGCCCAATGTGATCCCGGTGGCTACTGAACCACCAACCAGCAAGGTCGTTATCTTTTTTTTTCCCGTCGTATCATCCATGACGACAAAAATCCCGAGCATCCCCACCATCCCTGACACAATGGCCGGGGTGATGGAAGGATGGTCGAAATGCTTCAATAAGAAAAGCATCGTAAATACAGCCGA
Coding sequences within it:
- a CDS encoding DUF4097 domain-containing protein, which encodes MKNAFAVIIALLALGTLYVILNDNTSLFAKESQSGERIEVTNKIKHIDLDLENSDTEVIPTDKNEVQVDIEGKGTMTLNKNGDTIDVAVKHKWYEWIGFNRKSNVTVYIPKEYRNSMKIDIGSGNFVMAGESDSKKWKLDELSIDMGSGNMELENIETNVFEHDGSSGDLVVSGLSTEDGKVDISSGDVELSNFEGPLEGDLSSGELTVTMDSLKGDMTFDVSSGGVKLDLPEKASFKLKGQASSGDISCNFPLKDQKIEDGDISGVSGSGQYTIDVSVSSGNVDIY
- a CDS encoding FUSC family protein, producing the protein MKHLHRQHIWLGRILASDPGRKRFQQAGKATISLISAVFTMLFLLKHFDHPSITPAIVSGMVGMLGIFVVMDDTTGKKKITTLLVGGSVATGITLGSAFAHYSLVVNALLVGVIFSAFYFSRFAIRYFSMGMAGFMSIYISSILQLDVAHLEWFYLGIVIGLVYAFLYNFIIFKDSVHMLRRSMRSFHIQSNLTFTILMKMIEDPNTSSKRRKQLDRNVRRLNEYARSVAGDINENDLKKLWPGIEASQLRLYVFDTEMLIQTLTDSLKKLKDLEALEVIELRRLLVWVLRSLRDAEVLAQDYDPRSLEEAEKAIQGLRLLLVEVLNQEEEPEGWVYLLRRIESIANHVLEAAITIQELLNVSEHKELTVESDAEPEEEDKEDESEEDKSLKPSTRKAIQALVAGTLAIIVGVLIAPAQPYWVLLTTFIVQIGTETVGRTYMKAFQRSIGTVIGAIIGFGAANLVSGNSQLEVVLLFAVLFLAFYLFPVSYTLMSLFITMLIAFMYDLLLGGISIQLMGARVIDTIAGAVIALIVSAFVFPKRTKDKVADSFDDFFGDLQGYVSSYIKTFTVPKDKALTDQAFDLDQKLQAIKDEAQSLLQRPGSLTRSGVGRWITVVTAINYYAKHLLASSHRKVPATVSEELSSAFSETEEKISQNIETLRQLLKEQGSAPVMWDLSPERERIETQAPSWRKSQVDLIHHFYYVWRINQSIVALGMELGAEVKKR
- a CDS encoding YqcI/YcgG family protein; the protein is MTNPELVPQWVIEEYKNFHEVVTDRTFPCYFGMTGEKKGELRYSYITHDNWEHLPQTIQEFIDLFDVPEGERLIRHGFFLFVEPEKEERSIPHYRDYFWRILQFLHREDKEDWPEDYPQDPDHHLWAFSFAGEPFFVFGNAPAYKQRKTRDLGNSLVLGFQPRRIFEGLEGTSKGGIMSREKVRERVEKWDGLPKHPNISHYGDPEHREWKQYFIGDDVEPIEGKCPFHHK